The proteins below come from a single Mya arenaria isolate MELC-2E11 chromosome 6, ASM2691426v1 genomic window:
- the LOC128237664 gene encoding uncharacterized protein LOC128237664 codes for MTTLVSLNLVESSHIVNVEAGLSPEEHTVQYAKKCALKRKHCQDRSQLPSTKRRRLFLKQDRCVTQAAHEALEGASYQSGIGHEDHVDMEKLPNPDPRGVFNPVTVPSGSPSYVIFDLETTDLIRGGQMPHITQLAAIELSSGQTFNCYIRP; via the exons ATGACCACGCTGGTGTCTTTAAACCTTGTGGAATCTAGTCATATC GTGAATGTGGAGGCCGGTCTGTCACCAGAGGAACACACAGTGCAATATGCCAAAAAGTGCGCGCTGAAAAGAAAGCATTGCCAAGACAGGTCCCAGCTGCCATCAACAAAGAGAAGGCGTCTGTTTTTGAAGCAAGATCGATGTGTAACACAGGCAGCTCATGAAGCACTCGAAGGTGCATCATATCAGTCAG GCATTGGACACGAGGACCATGTTGACATGGAAAAGCTGCCCAATCCTGATCCACGGGGAGTGTTTAATCCAGTGACAGTGCCATCAGGGTCACCCTCCTATGTCATCTTTGACCTAGAAACAACTGATCTca TACGTGGGGGACAAATGCCTCACATCACTCAACTGGCAGCCATTGAACTGTCCTCTGGCCAAACCTTCAACTGCTACATCCGCCCGTAG
- the LOC128237665 gene encoding uncharacterized protein LOC128237665, which yields MVTDREMMVDGRPVTPSSWKSASINFLNWLKKHENAFLVANNERRFDFPVIISAYTNVHQCDCLLEHTQGMLDSLPLFRKVFPKRSSYKQEDIVHDILGIEYKAHNEEEDVKSSASLVSKVVNDHGDKSVQENSFPAKAAHLSFLSGKERAKNMPSLSRLVAFGVMKSATAENIA from the coding sequence ATGGTCACTGACAGGGAAATGATGGTGGATGGTAGACCTGTGACCCCAAGTTCATGGAAATCAGCCTCCATCAACTTCCTTAACTGGCTCAAGAAGCATGAAAACGCATTTCTTGTTGCTAACAATGAGAGGCGTTTTGATTTTCCAGTCATAATTTCTGCCTATACTAATGTTCATCAGTGTGATTGTTTGCTGGAACATACACAAGGAATGCTTGATTCATTGCCCTTATTCAGGAAAGTGTTTCCGAAGAGATCCTCCTATAAACAAGAGGATATTGTCCACGATATTCTCGGTATTGAATACAAGGCACACAATGAGGAAGAAGATGTAAAAAGTTCAGCCAGCCTAGTTTCTAAAGTCGTTAATGATCATGGGGATAAAAGTGTACAGGAAAATAGTTTTCCAGCAAAAGCTGCACACTTAAGTTTTTTGTCTGGTAAAGAACGTGCCAAGAACATGCCAAGTTTATCAAGATTGGTAGCATTTGGTGTAATGAAATCAGCAACTGCTGAAAATATAGCTTGA